Proteins encoded together in one Diceros bicornis minor isolate mBicDic1 chromosome 18, mDicBic1.mat.cur, whole genome shotgun sequence window:
- the CLUH gene encoding clustered mitochondria protein homolog isoform X2 — protein sequence MAWAQVCASCCWQLAEAVLRTPPGVGGEERTPLLGPAPASQSPGPLIQRGPGTPNAGFSCPSSSFSSSDPLSGGIRKLGLSTGSSSTWSPGATGASWPTTVLLADLEQDARQGECALPRAVPAGLVPVKPEASRSSSPGPTSCMGARVVAEARPGDTGFAGPELESWLPRCHGGPETPEPRRGQPPTAPELPSVMLLNGDCPESLKREEGATEPPRENGLDEAEAGEETTGQEVIVIQDTGFSVKILAPGIEPFSLQVSPQEMVQEIHQVLMDREDTCHRTCFSLHLDGNMLDHFSELRSVEGLQEGSVLRVVEEPYTVREARIHVRHVRDLLKSLDPSDAFNGVDCNSLSFLSVFTDGDLGGSGPSDSGKRKKGLEMDPIDCTPPEYILPGSRERPLCPLQPQNRDWKPLQCLKVLTMSGWNPPPGNRKMHGDLMYLFVITAEDRQVSITASTRGFYLNQSTAYHFNPKPASPRFLSHSLVELLNQISPTFKKNFAVLQKKRVQRHPFERIATPFQVYSWTAPQAEHAMDCVRAEDAYTSRLGYEEHIPGQTRDWNEELQTTRELPRKNLPERLLRERAIFKVHSDFTAAATRGAMAVIDGNVMAINPSEETKMQMFIWNNIFFSLGFDVRDHYKDFGGDVAAYVAPTNDLNGVRTYNAVDVEGLYTLGTVVVDYRGYRVTAQSIIPGILERDQEQSVIYGSIDFGKTVVSHPRYLELLERTSRPLKILRHRVLNDRDEEVELCSSVECKGIIGNDGRHYILDLLRTFPPDLNFLPVPGEGLPEECTRAGFPRAHRHKLCCLRQELVDAFVEHRYLLFMKLAALQLMQQKASKLESPTSLENGSLPSPESKPKDPPGPEAGSEEEGSSASGLAKVKELAETIASDDGTDPRSREVIRNACKAVGSISSTAFDVRFNPDIFSPGKRWDRAGTVLWGSSWGPVHPPERWHLPLLPFCLAQASALPPAGVRFPESCQEEVRDQKQLLKDAAAFLLSCQIPGLVKDCADHAVLPMDGATLAEVMRQRGINMRYLGKVLDLVLRSPARDQLDHIYKIGIGELITRSAKHIFKTYLQGVELSGLSAAISHFLNCFLSSYPNPVAHLPADELVSKKRNRRRRNRPPGAADNTAWAVMTPQELWKNICQEAKNYFDFSLECETVDQAVETYGLQKITLLREISLKTGIQILLKEYSFDSRHKPAFTEEDVLNIFPVVKHVNPKASDAFHFFQSGQAKVQQGFLKEGCELINEALNLFNNVYGAMHVEICACLRLLARLHYIMGDYAEALSNQQKAVLMSERVMGIEHPNTIQEYMHLALYCFASSQLSTALNLLYRARYLTLLVFGEDHPEMALLDNNIGLVLHGVMECDLSLRFLENALAVSTKYHGPKSLKVALSHHLVARVYESKAEFRSALQHEKEGYTIYKTQLGEDHEKTKESSEYLKCLTQQAVALQRTMNEIYRNGSSANIPPLKFTAPSMASVLEQLNVINGILFIPLSQKDLENLKAEVARRHQLQEASKNRDKAEEPMATEPEPAGAPEDVASQPQAAKDPSSSSFQG from the exons ATGGCCTGGGCCCAGGTCTGTGCCAGTTGTTGCTGGCAGCTGGCTGAAGCGGTCCTGCGCACTCCCCCTGGGGTTGGGGGTGAGGAGAGGACCCCCTTGCTGGGCCCTGCCCCTGCCAGCCAGTCCCCGGGGCCCTTGATCCAGAGGGGCCCAGGTACCCCAAACGCAGGATTTTCCTGCCCCTCTAGCAGCTTCAGCAGCAGTGACCCCCTTTCTGGAGGGATCAGGAAATTGGGCCTGAGCACTGGTAGCAGCTCCACCTGGAGTCCTGGAGCCACCGGGGCCTCCTGGCCCACAACTGTCCTTCTGGCCGACCTTGAGCAGGATGCGAGGCAGGGGGAGTGTGCCCTTCCCAGGGCCGTCCCGGCAGGCCTGGTCCCAGTGAAACCCGAAGCCAGCCGGAGCTCCAGCCCTGGGCCGACCAGCTGCATGGGGGCAAGGGTAGTAGCAGAGGCCAGACCAGGGGACACAGGCTTTGCCGGGCCTGAACTGGAGAGCTGGCTGCCTCGCTGCCATGGCGGTCCTGAGACTCCAGAGCCCAGGAGAGGGCAGCCGCCGACTGCACCAG AGCTGCCGTCAGTCATGCTGTTGAATGGGGACTGTCCAGAGAGCCTGAAGAGGGAAGAGGGGGCCACTGAACCACCCCGGGAAAATGGGCTGGATGAGGCCGAGGCGGGAGAGGAGACCACTGGACAGGAAGTCATTGTCATTCAGGACACAGGCTTTTCTGTGAAGATCCTGGCCCCTGGGATTGAGCCTTTCTCCCTGCAG GTGTCCCCCCAGGAGATGGTACAGGAAATCCACCAGGTACTCATGGATCGTGAAGACACATGTCACCGCACCTGCTTCTCACTGCACCTGGATGGCAACATGCTGGACCACTTCTCAGAGCTGCGCAGTGTGGAGGGGCTGCAGGAGGGCTCTGTGCTACGTGTGGTAGAAG AGCCATACACGGTGCGTGAGGCCCGCATCCACGTGCGCCATGTCCGAGACCTGCTCAAGAGCCTGGACCCATCCGATGCCTTCAACGGGGTTGACTGCAACTCCTTGTCCTTCTTGAGTGTCTTTACCGATGGCGACCTGGGAG GCTCGGGTCCCTCAGACAGCGGGAAGCGGAAGAAGGGCTTGGAGATGGACCCCATCGACTGTACGCCACCCGAGTACATCCTTCCAGGGAGCCGGGAGCGGCCGTTGTGTCCCCTGCAGCCCCAGAACCGTGACTGGAAG CCCCTGCAGTGCCTGAAAGTGCTCACCATGAGCGGCTGGAACCCGCCCCCTGGGAACCGTAAGATGCATGGGGACCTCATGTACCTGTTTGTGATCACGGCCGAGGACCGGCAAGTCAGCATCACAGCGTCCACACGGGGCTTTTACCTGAACCA GTCCACAGCGTATCACTTCAACCCCAAGCCTGCCAGCCCTCGCTTCCTCAGCCATTCCCTGGTGGAGCTGCTCAACCAGATCAGCCCGACCTTCAAAAAAAACTTTGCCGTGCTGCAGAAGAAAAG GGTCCAGCGCCACCCGTTCGAGAGGATCGCCACGCCGTTCCAGGTGTACAGCTGGACGGCCCCCCAGGCAGAGCATGCCATGGACTGCGTGCGCGCGGAGGATGCCTACACCTCGAGGCTGGGCTACGAGGAGCACATTCCCGGACAG ACCCGGGACTGGAATGAGGAGCTGCAGACAACAAGGGAACTGCCCCGTAAGAACCTGCCCGAGCGGCTGCTGCGAGAGAGAGCCATATTCAAG gtGCACAGTGACTTTACTGCAGCAGCCACGCGCGGTGCCATGGCGGTCATCGATGGCAACGTGATGGCCATCAACCCCAGTGAGGAGACGAAGATGCAGATGTTCATCTGGAACAACATCTTCTTCAGCCTGGGCTTTGATGTCCGTGACCACTACAAGGACTTTGGCGGGGACGTGGCAGCCTACGTGGCACCCACCAACGACCTGAACGGCGTGCGCACGTATAACGCAGTGGACGTGGAGGGGCTCTACACGCTGGGCACGGTGGTGGTGGATTACCGTGGCTACCGTGTTACGGCCCAGTCCATCATCCCTGGCATCCTGGAGCGGGACCAGGAGCAAAGCGTCATCTATGGCTCCATTGACTTTGGCAAGACAGTGGTGTCGCACCCGCGATACCTGGAGCTGCTGGAACGCACGAGCCGGCCCCTCAAGATCCTGCGGCACCGGGTGCTCAACGACCGCGACGAGGAAGTGGAGCTCTGCTCCTCCGTGGAGTGCAAGGGCATCATCGGCAACGATGGGCGCCACTACATCCTCGACCTGTTGCGCACCTTTCCCCCTGACCTCAACTTCCTGCCCGTGCCTGGTGAGGGGCTGCCTGAGGAGTGCACCCGCGCTGGCTTCCCCCGTGCCCATCGGCACAAGCTCTGCTGCCTGCgccaggagctggtggatgccTTCGTGGAGCACAG GTACCTCCTCTTCATGAAGCTGGCTGCCCTGCAGCTGATGCAGCAGAAAGCCAGCAAATTGGAGAGTCCCACCTCGCTGGAAAACGGCAGTCTCCCCTCCCCGGAGTCCAAGCCTAAAGACCCTCCGGGACCGGAGGcgggaagtgaggaggagggcAGCAGTGCTAGTGGCCTGGCCAAGGTGAAGGAACTGGCAGAGACCATCGCCTCGGATGACGGGACAG ACCCTCGGAGCCGGGAGGTGATCCGCAACGCGTGCAAGGCAGTCGGCTCCATCAGCAGCACGGCCTTCGACGTTCGCTTCAACCCTGACATCTTCTCGCCAGGCAAGCGGTGGGACAGGGCAGGCACAGTGCTGTGGGGGTCATCTTGGGGCCCTGTCCATCCACCTGAGCGCTGGCATCTTCCTCTGCTTCCCTTCTGCCTGGCTCAAGCCTCTGCTCTTCCTCCCGCAGGGGTTCGCTTCCCCGAGTCCTGCCAGGAGGAAGTTCGGGACCAGAAGCAGCTGCTGAAAGATGCCGCTGCCTTCCTGCTCTCCTGCCAGATCCCCGGCTTG GTGAAGGACTGTGCAGACCATGCGGTGCTGCCCATGGACGGGGCCACACTGGCTGAGGTGATGCGCCAGCGTGGCATCAACATGCGCTACCTGGGCAAGGTGCTGGACCTGGTGCTCCGGAGCCCGGCTCGAGACCAGCTGGACCACATCTAT AAAATTGGCATTGGAGAGCTCATCACCCGCTCTGCCAAGCACATCTTCAAGACATACTTACAG GGAGTTGAGCTCTCAGGCCTCTCGGCTGCCATCAGCCACTTCCTAAACTGCTTCCTGAGCTCTTACCCCAACCCCGTGGCCCACCTGCCCGCCGACGAGCTGGTCTCCAAGAAGAGGAACAGGAGGAGGAGAAACCGGCCCCCAGGGGCAGCAGATAACACGGCCTGGGCTGTCATGACCCCCCAGGagctttggaaaaacatctgccAGGAGGCCAAGAACTATTTCGACTTCAGCCTCGAGTG TGAGaccgtggaccaggctgtggagACATACGGCCTGCAGAAGATAACGCTGCTACGGGAGATCTCCCTGAAAACCGGAATCCAG ATCCTGCTGAAGGAGTACAGCTTCGACAGCCGCCACAAACCCGCATTCACCGAGGAAGATGTGCTCAACATCTTCCCTGTGGTCAAGCACGTCAACCCGAAGGCCTCGGACGCCTTCCACTTCTTCCAGAGCGGGCAGGCCAAAGTACAGCAGG GCTTCCTGAAGGAGGGCTGCGAGCTCATCAATGAGGCCCTGAACCTGTTTAACAACGTGTATGGAGCCATGCATGTGGAGATCTGCGCCTGCTTGCGCCTCCTGGCCCGTCTCCACTATATTATGGGTGACTACGCCGAG gccctgaGTAACCAACAGAAGGCAGTGCTCATGAGCGAGCGAGTGATGGGCATTGAGCACCCCAACACCATCCAGGAATAT ATGCACCTGGCCCTGTACTGCTTTGCCAGCAGCCAGCTGTCTACGGCCCTGAACTTGCTGTACCGCGCCCGCTACCTCACACTGCTCGTGTTCGGGGAAGACCACCCGGAGATGGCACTGCTGGAT AACAACATCGGGCTGGTGCTGCACGGAGTGATGGAGTGTGACCTGTCGCTGCGCTTCCTGGAGAATGCGCTGGCCGTCAGCACCAAGTACCACGGGCCCAAATCCCTCAAGGTGGCCCTCAG CCACCACCTTGTCGCCCGGGTCTATGAGAGCAAAGCCGAGTTCCGGTCAGCCCTGCAGCACGAGAAGGAAGGCTACACCATCTACAAGACCCAG CTGGGTGAGGACCACGAGAAGACCAAGGAGAGCTCCGAGTACCTCAAGTGCCTGACCCAGCAGGCCGTGGCCCTGCAGCGCACCATGAACGAGATCTACCGCAACGGCTCCAGTGCCAACATCCCGCCCCTCAAG TTCACAGCCCCCAGCATGGCCAGTGTCTTGGAACAGCTCAATGTCATCAACGGCATCCTCTTCATTCCTCTCAG CCAAAAAGACTTGGAGAATCTGAAAGCCGAGGTGGCGCGGCGGCACCAGCTCCAGGAGGCCAGCAAAAACAGGGATAAAGCTGAGGAGCCCATGGCCACCGAGCCTGAGCCAGCGGGGGCCCCAGAGGACGTGgcctcccagccccaggctgccAAGGACCCTTCTTCCTCAAGCTTTCAGgggtag
- the CLUH gene encoding clustered mitochondria protein homolog isoform X3 yields MAWAQVCASCCWQLAEAVLRTPPGVGGEERTPLLGPAPASQSPGPLIQRGPGTPNAGFSCPSSSFSSSDPLSGGIRKLGLSTGSSSTWSPGATGASWPTTVLLADLEQDARQGECALPRAVPAGLVPVKPEASRSSSPGPTSCMGARVVAEARPGDTGFAGPELESWLPRCHGGPETPEPRRGQPPTAPELPSVMLLNGDCPESLKREEGATEPPRENGLDEAEAGEETTGQEVIVIQDTGFSVKILAPGIEPFSLQVSPQEMVQEIHQVLMDREDTCHRTCFSLHLDGNMLDHFSELRSVEGLQEGSVLRVVEEPYTVREARIHVRHVRDLLKSLDPSDAFNGVDCNSLSFLSVFTDGDLGDSGKRKKGLEMDPIDCTPPEYILPGSRERPLCPLQPQNRDWKPLQCLKVLTMSGWNPPPGNRKMHGDLMYLFVITAEDRQVSITASTRGFYLNQSTAYHFNPKPASPRFLSHSLVELLNQISPTFKKNFAVLQKKRVQRHPFERIATPFQVYSWTAPQAEHAMDCVRAEDAYTSRLGYEEHIPGQTRDWNEELQTTRELPRKNLPERLLRERAIFKVHSDFTAAATRGAMAVIDGNVMAINPSEETKMQMFIWNNIFFSLGFDVRDHYKDFGGDVAAYVAPTNDLNGVRTYNAVDVEGLYTLGTVVVDYRGYRVTAQSIIPGILERDQEQSVIYGSIDFGKTVVSHPRYLELLERTSRPLKILRHRVLNDRDEEVELCSSVECKGIIGNDGRHYILDLLRTFPPDLNFLPVPGEGLPEECTRAGFPRAHRHKLCCLRQELVDAFVEHRYLLFMKLAALQLMQQKASKLESPTSLENGSLPSPESKPKDPPGPEAGSEEEGSSASGLAKVKELAETIASDDGTADPRSREVIRNACKAVGSISSTAFDVRFNPDIFSPGKRWDRAGTVLWGSSWGPVHPPERWHLPLLPFCLAQASALPPAGVRFPESCQEEVRDQKQLLKDAAAFLLSCQIPGLVKDCADHAVLPMDGATLAEVMRQRGINMRYLGKVLDLVLRSPARDQLDHIYKIGIGELITRSAKHIFKTYLQGVELSGLSAAISHFLNCFLSSYPNPVAHLPADELVSKKRNRRRRNRPPGAADNTAWAVMTPQELWKNICQEAKNYFDFSLECETVDQAVETYGLQKITLLREISLKTGIQILLKEYSFDSRHKPAFTEEDVLNIFPVVKHVNPKASDAFHFFQSGQAKVQQGFLKEGCELINEALNLFNNVYGAMHVEICACLRLLARLHYIMGDYAEALSNQQKAVLMSERVMGIEHPNTIQEYMHLALYCFASSQLSTALNLLYRARYLTLLVFGEDHPEMALLDNNIGLVLHGVMECDLSLRFLENALAVSTKYHGPKSLKVALSHHLVARVYESKAEFRSALQHEKEGYTIYKTQLGEDHEKTKESSEYLKCLTQQAVALQRTMNEIYRNGSSANIPPLKFTAPSMASVLEQLNVINGILFIPLSQKDLENLKAEVARRHQLQEASKNRDKAEEPMATEPEPAGAPEDVASQPQAAKDPSSSSFQG; encoded by the exons ATGGCCTGGGCCCAGGTCTGTGCCAGTTGTTGCTGGCAGCTGGCTGAAGCGGTCCTGCGCACTCCCCCTGGGGTTGGGGGTGAGGAGAGGACCCCCTTGCTGGGCCCTGCCCCTGCCAGCCAGTCCCCGGGGCCCTTGATCCAGAGGGGCCCAGGTACCCCAAACGCAGGATTTTCCTGCCCCTCTAGCAGCTTCAGCAGCAGTGACCCCCTTTCTGGAGGGATCAGGAAATTGGGCCTGAGCACTGGTAGCAGCTCCACCTGGAGTCCTGGAGCCACCGGGGCCTCCTGGCCCACAACTGTCCTTCTGGCCGACCTTGAGCAGGATGCGAGGCAGGGGGAGTGTGCCCTTCCCAGGGCCGTCCCGGCAGGCCTGGTCCCAGTGAAACCCGAAGCCAGCCGGAGCTCCAGCCCTGGGCCGACCAGCTGCATGGGGGCAAGGGTAGTAGCAGAGGCCAGACCAGGGGACACAGGCTTTGCCGGGCCTGAACTGGAGAGCTGGCTGCCTCGCTGCCATGGCGGTCCTGAGACTCCAGAGCCCAGGAGAGGGCAGCCGCCGACTGCACCAG AGCTGCCGTCAGTCATGCTGTTGAATGGGGACTGTCCAGAGAGCCTGAAGAGGGAAGAGGGGGCCACTGAACCACCCCGGGAAAATGGGCTGGATGAGGCCGAGGCGGGAGAGGAGACCACTGGACAGGAAGTCATTGTCATTCAGGACACAGGCTTTTCTGTGAAGATCCTGGCCCCTGGGATTGAGCCTTTCTCCCTGCAG GTGTCCCCCCAGGAGATGGTACAGGAAATCCACCAGGTACTCATGGATCGTGAAGACACATGTCACCGCACCTGCTTCTCACTGCACCTGGATGGCAACATGCTGGACCACTTCTCAGAGCTGCGCAGTGTGGAGGGGCTGCAGGAGGGCTCTGTGCTACGTGTGGTAGAAG AGCCATACACGGTGCGTGAGGCCCGCATCCACGTGCGCCATGTCCGAGACCTGCTCAAGAGCCTGGACCCATCCGATGCCTTCAACGGGGTTGACTGCAACTCCTTGTCCTTCTTGAGTGTCTTTACCGATGGCGACCTGGGAG ACAGCGGGAAGCGGAAGAAGGGCTTGGAGATGGACCCCATCGACTGTACGCCACCCGAGTACATCCTTCCAGGGAGCCGGGAGCGGCCGTTGTGTCCCCTGCAGCCCCAGAACCGTGACTGGAAG CCCCTGCAGTGCCTGAAAGTGCTCACCATGAGCGGCTGGAACCCGCCCCCTGGGAACCGTAAGATGCATGGGGACCTCATGTACCTGTTTGTGATCACGGCCGAGGACCGGCAAGTCAGCATCACAGCGTCCACACGGGGCTTTTACCTGAACCA GTCCACAGCGTATCACTTCAACCCCAAGCCTGCCAGCCCTCGCTTCCTCAGCCATTCCCTGGTGGAGCTGCTCAACCAGATCAGCCCGACCTTCAAAAAAAACTTTGCCGTGCTGCAGAAGAAAAG GGTCCAGCGCCACCCGTTCGAGAGGATCGCCACGCCGTTCCAGGTGTACAGCTGGACGGCCCCCCAGGCAGAGCATGCCATGGACTGCGTGCGCGCGGAGGATGCCTACACCTCGAGGCTGGGCTACGAGGAGCACATTCCCGGACAG ACCCGGGACTGGAATGAGGAGCTGCAGACAACAAGGGAACTGCCCCGTAAGAACCTGCCCGAGCGGCTGCTGCGAGAGAGAGCCATATTCAAG gtGCACAGTGACTTTACTGCAGCAGCCACGCGCGGTGCCATGGCGGTCATCGATGGCAACGTGATGGCCATCAACCCCAGTGAGGAGACGAAGATGCAGATGTTCATCTGGAACAACATCTTCTTCAGCCTGGGCTTTGATGTCCGTGACCACTACAAGGACTTTGGCGGGGACGTGGCAGCCTACGTGGCACCCACCAACGACCTGAACGGCGTGCGCACGTATAACGCAGTGGACGTGGAGGGGCTCTACACGCTGGGCACGGTGGTGGTGGATTACCGTGGCTACCGTGTTACGGCCCAGTCCATCATCCCTGGCATCCTGGAGCGGGACCAGGAGCAAAGCGTCATCTATGGCTCCATTGACTTTGGCAAGACAGTGGTGTCGCACCCGCGATACCTGGAGCTGCTGGAACGCACGAGCCGGCCCCTCAAGATCCTGCGGCACCGGGTGCTCAACGACCGCGACGAGGAAGTGGAGCTCTGCTCCTCCGTGGAGTGCAAGGGCATCATCGGCAACGATGGGCGCCACTACATCCTCGACCTGTTGCGCACCTTTCCCCCTGACCTCAACTTCCTGCCCGTGCCTGGTGAGGGGCTGCCTGAGGAGTGCACCCGCGCTGGCTTCCCCCGTGCCCATCGGCACAAGCTCTGCTGCCTGCgccaggagctggtggatgccTTCGTGGAGCACAG GTACCTCCTCTTCATGAAGCTGGCTGCCCTGCAGCTGATGCAGCAGAAAGCCAGCAAATTGGAGAGTCCCACCTCGCTGGAAAACGGCAGTCTCCCCTCCCCGGAGTCCAAGCCTAAAGACCCTCCGGGACCGGAGGcgggaagtgaggaggagggcAGCAGTGCTAGTGGCCTGGCCAAGGTGAAGGAACTGGCAGAGACCATCGCCTCGGATGACGGGACAG CAGACCCTCGGAGCCGGGAGGTGATCCGCAACGCGTGCAAGGCAGTCGGCTCCATCAGCAGCACGGCCTTCGACGTTCGCTTCAACCCTGACATCTTCTCGCCAGGCAAGCGGTGGGACAGGGCAGGCACAGTGCTGTGGGGGTCATCTTGGGGCCCTGTCCATCCACCTGAGCGCTGGCATCTTCCTCTGCTTCCCTTCTGCCTGGCTCAAGCCTCTGCTCTTCCTCCCGCAGGGGTTCGCTTCCCCGAGTCCTGCCAGGAGGAAGTTCGGGACCAGAAGCAGCTGCTGAAAGATGCCGCTGCCTTCCTGCTCTCCTGCCAGATCCCCGGCTTG GTGAAGGACTGTGCAGACCATGCGGTGCTGCCCATGGACGGGGCCACACTGGCTGAGGTGATGCGCCAGCGTGGCATCAACATGCGCTACCTGGGCAAGGTGCTGGACCTGGTGCTCCGGAGCCCGGCTCGAGACCAGCTGGACCACATCTAT AAAATTGGCATTGGAGAGCTCATCACCCGCTCTGCCAAGCACATCTTCAAGACATACTTACAG GGAGTTGAGCTCTCAGGCCTCTCGGCTGCCATCAGCCACTTCCTAAACTGCTTCCTGAGCTCTTACCCCAACCCCGTGGCCCACCTGCCCGCCGACGAGCTGGTCTCCAAGAAGAGGAACAGGAGGAGGAGAAACCGGCCCCCAGGGGCAGCAGATAACACGGCCTGGGCTGTCATGACCCCCCAGGagctttggaaaaacatctgccAGGAGGCCAAGAACTATTTCGACTTCAGCCTCGAGTG TGAGaccgtggaccaggctgtggagACATACGGCCTGCAGAAGATAACGCTGCTACGGGAGATCTCCCTGAAAACCGGAATCCAG ATCCTGCTGAAGGAGTACAGCTTCGACAGCCGCCACAAACCCGCATTCACCGAGGAAGATGTGCTCAACATCTTCCCTGTGGTCAAGCACGTCAACCCGAAGGCCTCGGACGCCTTCCACTTCTTCCAGAGCGGGCAGGCCAAAGTACAGCAGG GCTTCCTGAAGGAGGGCTGCGAGCTCATCAATGAGGCCCTGAACCTGTTTAACAACGTGTATGGAGCCATGCATGTGGAGATCTGCGCCTGCTTGCGCCTCCTGGCCCGTCTCCACTATATTATGGGTGACTACGCCGAG gccctgaGTAACCAACAGAAGGCAGTGCTCATGAGCGAGCGAGTGATGGGCATTGAGCACCCCAACACCATCCAGGAATAT ATGCACCTGGCCCTGTACTGCTTTGCCAGCAGCCAGCTGTCTACGGCCCTGAACTTGCTGTACCGCGCCCGCTACCTCACACTGCTCGTGTTCGGGGAAGACCACCCGGAGATGGCACTGCTGGAT AACAACATCGGGCTGGTGCTGCACGGAGTGATGGAGTGTGACCTGTCGCTGCGCTTCCTGGAGAATGCGCTGGCCGTCAGCACCAAGTACCACGGGCCCAAATCCCTCAAGGTGGCCCTCAG CCACCACCTTGTCGCCCGGGTCTATGAGAGCAAAGCCGAGTTCCGGTCAGCCCTGCAGCACGAGAAGGAAGGCTACACCATCTACAAGACCCAG CTGGGTGAGGACCACGAGAAGACCAAGGAGAGCTCCGAGTACCTCAAGTGCCTGACCCAGCAGGCCGTGGCCCTGCAGCGCACCATGAACGAGATCTACCGCAACGGCTCCAGTGCCAACATCCCGCCCCTCAAG TTCACAGCCCCCAGCATGGCCAGTGTCTTGGAACAGCTCAATGTCATCAACGGCATCCTCTTCATTCCTCTCAG CCAAAAAGACTTGGAGAATCTGAAAGCCGAGGTGGCGCGGCGGCACCAGCTCCAGGAGGCCAGCAAAAACAGGGATAAAGCTGAGGAGCCCATGGCCACCGAGCCTGAGCCAGCGGGGGCCCCAGAGGACGTGgcctcccagccccaggctgccAAGGACCCTTCTTCCTCAAGCTTTCAGgggtag